One Rhodothermales bacterium DNA window includes the following coding sequences:
- a CDS encoding NAD-dependent epimerase/dehydratase family protein, translated as MNPPPVFLVTGAMGCIGAWALRHLVHAGHRVVSFDLSDTRHRVDMLLSSREQEAISYVRGDLTDTAQVVDTVTRQGVTHIIHLAALQVPFCRANPVLGAQVNVVGTVNVFEAARAAGIRHLAYASSIAVYGAPEDYADTVIDDASPLKPRTLYGVYKRANEGTAEVYWRENSISSIALRPFTVYGVGRDQGLTSDPTKAMLAAAKGEAFEIGFSGPMQFQWASDVAQQFIDAATRPLDGSFVFNLDTKAVEVAEVVDIIRALRPGAQVTFKQNDLPFPAEFDTVTFRRHIPTIYETPLRDGIRATIEQFESQIANRKS; from the coding sequence TTGAATCCCCCTCCCGTATTTCTCGTCACCGGCGCCATGGGGTGCATCGGCGCCTGGGCGCTGCGCCATCTCGTCCACGCCGGCCACCGGGTCGTCAGCTTCGATCTCAGCGATACGCGGCATCGGGTCGACATGCTGCTGTCGAGCCGCGAGCAGGAGGCCATCTCGTACGTCCGGGGCGACCTCACGGACACCGCGCAGGTGGTGGATACGGTGACCCGCCAGGGCGTCACGCACATCATCCATCTGGCCGCGCTGCAGGTGCCGTTTTGCCGGGCCAACCCGGTGCTGGGGGCGCAGGTGAACGTGGTGGGGACCGTGAACGTGTTCGAGGCGGCGCGGGCGGCCGGCATTCGCCATCTGGCCTATGCTTCGTCCATCGCCGTCTACGGCGCGCCCGAGGATTATGCCGATACGGTCATTGACGACGCCAGCCCCCTCAAGCCGCGGACGCTTTACGGCGTCTACAAACGCGCGAACGAGGGGACGGCGGAGGTGTACTGGCGCGAAAACAGCATCAGCAGCATCGCGCTGCGTCCGTTCACGGTGTATGGCGTGGGGCGGGATCAGGGGCTGACGAGCGATCCGACCAAGGCCATGCTCGCCGCGGCGAAGGGCGAGGCGTTCGAGATCGGCTTCAGCGGCCCGATGCAGTTCCAGTGGGCGTCCGACGTCGCGCAGCAGTTCATCGACGCCGCGACGCGGCCGCTCGACGGCAGCTTCGTGTTCAACCTGGACACGAAGGCGGTGGAAGTTGCGGAGGTGGTGGACATCATCCGGGCGCTGCGCCCCGGCGCGCAGGTCACGTTCAAGCAAAACGACCTGCCCTTCCCGGCCGAGTTCGACACGGTCACGTTTCGCCGGCACATCCCCACGATCTACGAAACGCCCCTGCGAGACGGCATCCGGGCTACGATCGAACAGTTTGAATCGCAAATCGCAAATCGAAAATCATAA